The segment TCTGGACACGGTGCGTAAAAGTTTCGCCAATCTTGGCGGGGTTGAAAAATTCATAAAACCCGGCATGACGGTCGTTTTAAAGCCCAATCTCGTGCTTGGCAAAACGCCGGAAACAGCGGCCACCACCCATCCGGAACTGGTGCGCGCGGTGGGGCAGATTGTGCGTCAGGCCGGAGCCAGGGCGGTGCTTGCCGAAAGCCCCGGCGGGCCGTACACGCCGCAGCGGCTTAAAGCGGTTTACACAACCACGGGGATGACTGGCGCGGCGCAGGACGCCGGGATCGAACTGAATTATGACACTTCTTCGCGCAAGCTGGACAATCCTGCCGGCAAATATCTTAAAAAAACCGAAATAATCACTCCGCTTGCCGAAGCGGACGTTATAATCAATCTCTGCAAACTTAAAACCCATGGCCAGATGGTGTATACCGGCGCGGCAAAAAACATGTTCGGGGCTGTGCCGGGCATACTGAAGGCGGAATACCATATGCGGATGCCGGAGTATGACAGGTTTGCCGATACCCTTATTGATATTTTTCTGTCAGTCCGGCCGGCGCTCAGCATTATGGACGGGGTCGTCGCGATGGAAGGCTGCGGGCCCACCGCCGGCACTCCTCGGCAGGCGGGCCTGATTCTGGCGTCGGAGGACGCTTTTGCGCTTGACCTGTCCGCCGCGGCGATTATCGGCGCGGAGCCGGATGCAATTCCCATGCTCAGGCAGGCGCGCCTGCGGGGGCTGGCGCCGCAGTCGCTGGACGCGATAACTTTCCCGGCGGAAACCCCGGAAACTGTTCGCGTGCGGGATTTCGTCATTCCCCAGCTTGACCATCTGCGCGCGGTTGATTTTCTTAAAAACAATGCCCTGTTATCCGCATTATCGGAGAAACTGCGTCCGTACCCGGTTTTTACCGGCCAATGCGTTAAATGCGGCGATTGCGTGCGGGCCTGCCCCGTTTCCGTGATACGGATGGGTAAAAACCGTCCCTGCGCCGATCTCGGCAAGTGCATACGCT is part of the Elusimicrobiaceae bacterium genome and harbors:
- a CDS encoding DUF362 domain-containing protein; the encoded protein is MSCVSIEKAAGYDRQIILDTVRKSFANLGGVEKFIKPGMTVVLKPNLVLGKTPETAATTHPELVRAVGQIVRQAGARAVLAESPGGPYTPQRLKAVYTTTGMTGAAQDAGIELNYDTSSRKLDNPAGKYLKKTEIITPLAEADVIINLCKLKTHGQMVYTGAAKNMFGAVPGILKAEYHMRMPEYDRFADTLIDIFLSVRPALSIMDGVVAMEGCGPTAGTPRQAGLILASEDAFALDLSAAAIIGAEPDAIPMLRQARLRGLAPQSLDAITFPAETPETVRVRDFVIPQLDHLRAVDFLKNNALLSALSEKLRPYPVFTGQCVKCGDCVRACPVSVIRMGKNRPCADLGKCIRCFCCQELCPAKAVKMERHPLARALLRAVEVAMSVYNLIMPAPVSR